The following proteins come from a genomic window of Crassostrea angulata isolate pt1a10 chromosome 1, ASM2561291v2, whole genome shotgun sequence:
- the LOC128158396 gene encoding sorting and assembly machinery component 50 homolog has product MELEASTLAEIPARVNKIIVEGIKKTKDDFIQKKLESIFTASTVEEMLLLCQSAKMDLSRMNIFKSVQIKIDTTKNVDEDDRYDVTFHMKEKRWFGGGIHATFGGENNATMVSRLQFPNTFGRAENVALEYNKSLKGDHGGALRFSKPLNGNPDVRFSTSVYKMNLEYPWSGFKETSRGVNFDFTFPSNFGDHCLRWEGVWRDLRTMNRSTSFTVREQAGHSLKSSIKHQFTRDERDSPILPSRGSLIKMEQEFAGLGGNVEFFRHDMELQFNKKLILDSVIQLSLAGGIMKNPNPNTEIRINDRFFLGGPLTLRGFNTKGVGPHSEGNALGGDVYWASGLHLYTPLPFRPGKGGFGDFFRSHFFVNAGNVYNIQTDKPIIENLRGLSEEFRLAYGAGIVLMMGNIARLELNYVVPVRAQTGDSINSGLQFGIGVTFL; this is encoded by the exons ATGGAGTTGGAGGCTTCTACTTTAGCGGAGATCCCT GCAAGGGTGAATAAAATCATCGTAGAAGGCATTAAGAAGACGAAGGATGATTTCATACAGAAGAAACTTGAAAGTATATTTACAGCAAGTACAGTCGAGGAG ATGCTGTTGCTGTGTCAGTCAGCGAAAATGGATCTCAGTCGGATGAACATCTTCAAATCGGTCCAAATCAAGATAGACACAACAAAAAATG TGGATGAAGACGACAGATATGATGTGACGTTTCATATGAAGGAGAAGCGCTGGTTTGGTGGGGGAATTCATGCCACATTTGGTGGAGAAAACAATGCTACAATG GTCAGCCGCCTACAGTTTCCCAACACGTTTGGTCGAGCAGAGAACGTTGCCCTGGAATACAACAAAAGTCTGAAGGGGGACCACGGAGGGGCGCTCCGCTTCTCCAAACCATTAAACGGCAACCCGGATGTCAG GTTTTCTACATCTGTATACAAAATGAACTTAGAGTATCCCTGGAGCGGATTCAAAGAAACATCAAGGGGTGTCAACTTTGATTTCACA TTTCCCTCAAATTTTGGTGACCACTGTTTGCGATGGGAGGGTGTCTGGAGAGATTTACGGACCATGAACAGGTCAACTTCCTTCACAGTCAGAGAACAAGCCGGCCATTCCTTAAAGTCCAGTATCAAA CACCAGTTCACACGAGACGAGAGAGACAGCCCCATCTTACCTAGTCGCGGATCACTCATCAAAATGGAGCAG GAATTTGCAGGTCTTGGAGGAAATGTGGAATTTTTTAGACATGATATGGAATTGCAgtttaacaaaaaattgatattggACAGT GTCATTCAGTTGTCCCTGGCCGGAGGGATCATGAAGAACCCCAACCCTAACACCGAGATACGCATCAACGACCGCTTCTTCCTGGGGGGTCCGCTGACTTTGCGAGGGTTCAACACCAAGGGTGTGGGTCCTCATAGCGAGG GGAACGCTCTGGGTGGTGACGTCTACTGGGCCAGTGGCCTACATTTGTACACACCCCTCCCATTCAGGCCAGGCAAAGGCGGATTTGGCGATTTCTTCCGCTCACATTTCTTTGTAAATGCTGGGAATGTTTATAACATACAGACAG ATAAACCCATCATAGAAAACTTACGTGGGCTATCTGAGGAGTTCCGCCTGGCATATGGAGCGGGCATTGTGCTGATGATGGGCAACATAGCCCGGCTAGAGCTTAACTATGTGGTGCCCGTCAGAGCCCAGACTGGTGacag TATAAATTCGGGTTTGCAGTTTGGCATTGGAGTGACCTTTCTGTGA